A genomic region of Palaemon carinicauda isolate YSFRI2023 chromosome 22, ASM3689809v2, whole genome shotgun sequence contains the following coding sequences:
- the LOC137616770 gene encoding RNA-binding protein 25-like — MLREMQQRLSSFMQSYQAPVSKRVAVLDPEHQEASLLDARRRKTVSQEALNDDLIFVSPLQGRNTVPLKESELVCVHERQTDYRSDKRQADRRNSGCQARDSERSTQRDVKCPVGRVPERVVKCAVVRDLDRPSIRGAELPASYSIERPLGRDLERSTKNKVEYSAKPNVELSLDRGAERPLKRKGELHSGRELERPTKRDVERPKQVVERPSSQDVNRPSRLNIECPQGRVAERQAAKQVDERQAVRGAKQQAAKQVDERQAVRGAERQSGSDVKRFSERDPELPTSSQVAGDLEVSFDYEDEYYALQDDTDFNRDHNQEHVSSDRFDRMRFDERQAVGPLGDRRDDPGSVAVESQELHEKDPVLNVVAPVGTLPEKDIEGHLSPVEFEEVSEDGDQLISSFSRFEKTYESFQ, encoded by the coding sequence ATGCTACGAGAGATGCAACAAAGGCTCTCTTCTTTCATGCAAAGTTACCAAGCCCCAGTCAGTAAGAGAGTAGCAGTCCTGGATCCTGAACATCAGGAAGCCTCTCTTCTGGACGCCAGGCGGCGTAAGACTGTCAGTCAAGAGGCTCTGAATGACGATCTCATTTTCGTCTCTCCCTTGCAAGGTCGTAACACTGTTCCTCTTAAGGAAAGTGAACTTGTTTGTGTTCACGAACGTCAGACAGACTATCGTAGCGACAAGCGTCAAGCAGACAGGCGTAACAGTGGTTGTCAGGCTCGAGACAGCGAGCGGTCTACTCAACGCGATGTGAAATGTCCTGTAGGACGTGTTCCTGAACGTGTCGTTAAGTGTGCGGTGGTTCGTGATCTCGACCGTCCTTCTATACGAGGCGCCGAGCTTCCTGCTAGCTATAGCATCGAACGTCCTTTAGGACGTGATCTTGAGCGATCAACTAAGAACAAAGTTGAGTACTCAGCCAAACCTAACGTCGAACTTTCTTTAGACCGAGGCGCCGAACGTCCTCTTAAGCGCAAAGGTGAACTGCATTCAGGACGTGAACTCGAACGTCCTACAAAACGAGACGTCGAACGTCCTAAACAAGTCGTCGAACGTCCTAGTTCACAGGATGTCAACCGCCCTTCAAGACTCAATATCGAATGTCCTCAAGGACGCGTCGCCGAGCGACAAGCAGCCAAACAGGTCGACGAGCGACAAGCAGTACGCGGCGCTAAGCAACAAGCAGCCAAACAAGTCGACGAGCGACAAGCGGTACGCGGCGCTGAGCGCCAGTCAGGAAGTGACGTCAAGCGTTTTTCAGAACGCGACCCTGAGCTACCTACTTCTTCCCAGGTTGCTGGTGATTTAGAAGTGAGTTTTGATTATGAAGATGAGTACTACGCTCTTCAGGATGACACTGATTTTAACAGAGATCATAATCAGGAACACGTTAGTTCCGATCGCTTTGATCGCATGCGTTTTGATGAGCGTCAAGCGGTAGGTCCACTTGGCGACAGACGTGATGATCCAGGTTCTGTTGCTGTCGAAAGTCAGGAACTTCATGAGAAGGACCCGGTTCTCAATGTTGTTGCTCCCGTTGGAACTTTACCAGAGAAGGACATTGAGGGTCATCTTTCTCCTGTTGAGTTTGAGGAGGTTTCAGAAGATGGAGACCAACTTATTTCGTCCTTCAGTAGATTtgaaaaaacttatgaaagttttcaATGA
- the LOC137615806 gene encoding uncharacterized protein: MSSKTMTTSRSFLRFLVAIILGISVLLLQKTSEATLNVPSYQQPFLGSGWEEPVPKHMKWSDEAIRIMKRRQEDFSTDELQYFSEEQVDEASRVEYKVVPDPVIYTSQIIHKGVNCSSIKTDLHKNHITQELQLHPEWIHTSQLIGTCPTHYITRELPPMYSPSVVVEAVCTCTGSKCSRDGHQCLPVSRHIPVWVRQGPNFHVLDVEELTVACACVRRPSVSGNFIYTSAVRSK, translated from the coding sequence ATGAGCTCTAAAACCATGACCACATCCAGGTCATTCCTGCGTTTCCTCGTTGCCATTATCCTTGGCATTAGCGTCCTTCTTCTACAGAAGACCTCAGAGGCTACTTTGAACGTCCCCTCCTATCAGCAGCCCTTCTTGGGCTCTGGGTGGGAAGAACCCGTCCCTAAACACATGAAATGGTCCGACGAAGCCATCCGCATCATGAAGCGGAGACAAGAGGACTTTAGCACCGATGAACTACAGTACTTCTCGGAGGAACAGGTGGACGAAGCCAGCCGAGTTGAATACAAGGTTGTGCCTGACCCTGTCATCTATACTTCCCAAATCATTCACAAGGGTGTCAACTGCTCCTCGATCAAAACTGACCTTCACAAAAACCACATCACGCAGGAACTTCAGCTTCACCCGGAGTGGATTCACACCTCGCAGTTAATTGGCACTTGTCCGACGCATTACATAACTCGTGAACTACCCCCGATGTATTCGCCGTCCGTTGTGGTGGAGGCTGTCTGCACGTGCACTGGTTCTAAATGCTCTCGCGATGGTCACCAGTGCCTCCCTGTTTCTCGCCACATTCCAGTTTGGGTTCGGCAAGGACCCAACTTCCATGtattggatgttgaggagctgaCAGTTGCTTGTGCATGCGTAAGAAGACCCAGCGTTAGTGGAAATTTCATTTACACCTCTGCAGTTCGTAGCAAATAA